Proteins from one Mycobacterium sp. EPa45 genomic window:
- a CDS encoding DUF6474 family protein, with protein sequence MGLFTKRKSRATRRAEARAIKARAKLEAKLSARNEVKRIKAAERSENKVLKAQLKAAREADRAAVKVAEAQLKAVREGKLLSPTRVRRALTVSRLLAPVVVPVAYRAAIAARGIIDERRADRLGVPLSQLGQFSGQGGQLSARIAGAENSLRLVAEKKTKDAETKQFVAAMTERLNALSAAIPAAENMPGQRRRDAHAAIAEQLDGIDADLMARLGVL encoded by the coding sequence ATGGGCCTGTTCACCAAGCGCAAAAGCCGTGCGACCCGCCGCGCGGAGGCTCGGGCGATCAAAGCCCGCGCCAAACTCGAGGCCAAGCTGTCGGCCCGGAACGAGGTCAAGCGCATCAAGGCCGCCGAGCGGTCCGAGAACAAGGTGCTCAAGGCGCAGCTGAAGGCCGCCCGCGAAGCCGACCGGGCCGCGGTCAAGGTCGCCGAGGCGCAACTGAAGGCGGTCCGCGAGGGCAAACTCCTGTCACCCACCCGGGTGCGACGGGCGTTGACCGTGTCCCGGTTGCTGGCGCCCGTCGTGGTCCCGGTGGCCTACCGGGCTGCGATCGCGGCGCGCGGCATCATCGACGAACGCCGGGCCGACCGTCTCGGCGTGCCGCTGAGCCAGCTCGGGCAGTTCTCCGGCCAGGGCGGCCAGCTGTCGGCGCGGATTGCCGGCGCGGAGAACTCGCTGCGGCTGGTGGCCGAGAAGAAGACCAAAGACGCCGAGACCAAACAGTTCGTTGCCGCGATGACCGAACGGCTGAACGCCCTCTCGGCGGCCATCCCTGCCGCAGAGAACATGCCGGGGCAACGCCGGCGCGATGCACACGCCGCGATCGCCGAACAGCTCGACGGAATCGACGCCGATCTGATGGCGCGCCTCGGCGTGCTCTGA
- a CDS encoding YcnI family protein codes for MGRDRVLTRALALAALLTLGSWTVAATAGAHVHVSAEHAVRGDYALITFQVPNESEKGVPTTTVTITLPNVASASTDVMPGWTAALDRDPASGAYRSVTFTATANAGIGAAEFELFPLSIKLPDADSVSFPVTQTYADGTKVNWDQPPLPGGGEPEYPAPVLPLTAGPHEPEEHHGTPPGAAGPSVTAAPPADAQAPARGGSDNTARALAGGALLLAAIGVGVALARRRT; via the coding sequence ATGGGCCGCGATCGGGTGCTGACCCGTGCGCTGGCCCTGGCCGCGTTGCTCACCCTCGGATCGTGGACTGTCGCGGCGACCGCGGGCGCGCACGTCCATGTCAGCGCCGAGCACGCCGTGCGCGGCGACTACGCGCTGATTACCTTTCAGGTGCCCAACGAGTCCGAAAAAGGCGTTCCCACAACCACAGTCACGATCACGCTGCCCAATGTCGCGTCGGCGAGCACCGACGTGATGCCCGGCTGGACCGCCGCCCTCGACCGCGATCCGGCCAGCGGCGCCTACCGATCCGTCACGTTCACCGCGACCGCCAATGCCGGCATCGGCGCCGCCGAGTTCGAGTTGTTTCCGCTGTCGATCAAGTTGCCCGACGCCGATTCGGTGTCGTTTCCGGTGACGCAGACGTACGCCGACGGCACCAAAGTCAACTGGGACCAACCGCCGCTGCCAGGCGGTGGCGAGCCCGAATACCCTGCCCCGGTCTTGCCGCTGACGGCCGGACCGCACGAGCCCGAGGAACACCACGGGACCCCGCCGGGGGCCGCGGGGCCGTCGGTGACCGCAGCACCGCCGGCGGACGCGCAGGCGCCGGCGCGCGGCGGCTCCGACAACACCGCCCGAGCGTTGGCCGGCGGTGCACTGTTGCTGGCCGCGATCGGTGTCGGCGTCGCATTGGCCCGCCGGCGGACATGA
- a CDS encoding copper resistance CopC family protein → MTSLRRAVAAVLLMSAMALGGAAVAWAHAARVAADPSPDAILTSAPSRVSATFNEQLQTDFAAMTVVGPDGNLWSDGPPQVQGAVVSVGVRPLGPAGPYTVNYRVTSADGHVVSGSWAFTMTVTGSGTPGPSASASAPAVERALPVWPFVVGAVAVIALGVIWSRLRRS, encoded by the coding sequence ATGACCAGTCTGCGGCGGGCCGTGGCCGCGGTGCTGTTGATGTCTGCGATGGCATTGGGCGGGGCGGCCGTGGCGTGGGCGCACGCCGCGCGAGTTGCGGCCGATCCGTCGCCCGACGCCATCCTCACTTCTGCGCCGTCGCGGGTCAGTGCCACCTTCAACGAGCAGTTGCAGACCGATTTCGCTGCGATGACCGTGGTGGGTCCCGACGGCAATCTGTGGTCCGACGGGCCGCCGCAGGTCCAGGGCGCGGTGGTCAGCGTCGGGGTGCGTCCGCTGGGCCCGGCCGGGCCATACACCGTGAATTACCGGGTGACTTCCGCCGACGGCCACGTCGTGTCCGGCTCCTGGGCATTCACCATGACCGTCACCGGCAGCGGTACCCCAGGTCCGTCGGCTTCGGCGTCGGCCCCTGCCGTCGAGCGGGCGCTGCCGGTGTGGCCGTTCGTCGTCGGCGCCGTAGCGGTGATTGCCCTCGGGGTCATCTGGTCTCGGCTTCGCCGTTCGTGA
- the rraA gene encoding ribonuclease E activity regulator RraA translates to MSVTFRPTADLVDDIGPDVRSCDVQFRQFGGRAEFAGPISTVRCFQDNALLKSVLSEPGDGRVLVIDGDASVHTALVGDVIAELGRSNGWSGLIVHGAVRDASTLRTLDIGIKALGTNPRKSTKTGDGERDVPVSFGGVTFTPGDIAFSDDDGIVVTGAD, encoded by the coding sequence ATGAGTGTGACCTTCCGGCCCACCGCCGACCTCGTCGACGACATCGGTCCGGACGTTCGCAGCTGCGATGTGCAGTTCCGCCAATTCGGCGGCCGCGCCGAATTCGCCGGGCCGATCAGTACCGTGCGGTGTTTTCAGGACAACGCGCTGCTGAAGTCGGTGCTGTCCGAGCCGGGCGACGGCCGGGTCCTGGTGATCGACGGCGATGCCTCGGTGCACACCGCTCTTGTCGGTGACGTGATCGCCGAGCTCGGCCGCTCCAACGGCTGGTCGGGGCTGATCGTGCACGGCGCCGTGCGGGACGCATCGACGCTACGCACCCTCGACATCGGCATCAAGGCGCTGGGCACCAATCCGCGCAAGAGCACCAAGACCGGCGACGGCGAGCGCGACGTTCCGGTCAGCTTCGGCGGCGTCACGTTTACCCCCGGCGACATCGCCTTCAGCGACGACGACGGCATCGTCGTCACTGGAGCGGACTAA